From a region of the Triticum aestivum cultivar Chinese Spring chromosome 7D, IWGSC CS RefSeq v2.1, whole genome shotgun sequence genome:
- the LOC123165927 gene encoding B3 domain-containing protein Os03g0620400 isoform X1: MDTGEIFNPGCDCEEWRRYCYWNHDHGGGRPRQFVLFASDDKDQLNKRCLILDMLIAQPTLAIPCCPGAFVTKEQDGKLLEWAHTIKSGFPLFVAAMDESNVRLNDCHVYIPLSLVRQFKEEVVKIVALDKSIYVVGAKKHNEDQIVLQSGWDRFVTSQRIQQNDLLIFIIEGGTRLKVLVLDPSGSEKTFAMGNSSNAQENPPLPPTVTNLSSEDNEVADLSSDDEVIDLSSDDEVIDLSCDDDEVVGKDTTTSRREQRPLQSCHAKAEKMASTSCSSTKSGHGHKAGKSNEAGLEAPVSNKPYILPQSGRSLTKPQEEKVKEKVQAIGSKFPVFVKVMTPHDVGRPGPTKLCFCVEYASACHLPLKETPLLLRLEGSDIQFPATLSVLRYNGGRRIYGGWRGLVSQAGMEAGDICLVELVDRSSERLTMTVYLIRKSEMQL; encoded by the exons atGGACACGGGCGAGATATTCAACCCAG GCTGCGACTGCGAGGAGTGGAGGCGCTACTGCTATTGGAACCACGACCACGGCGGCGGCCGCCCCAGGCAGTTCGTCCTCTTCGCCTCCGACGACAAAGATCAACTG AACAAGCGGTGCCTCATCCTGGACATGTTGATAGCTCAGCCCACTTTGGCTATACCATGTTGCCCGGGAGCTTTTGTAACCAAAGAACAAGATGGTAAATTGCTAGAATGGGCTCATACCATCAAGTCTGGATTTCCTCTTTTTGTGGCAGCCATGGACGAGAGCAATGTCAGGTTGAACGACTGCCATGTT TACATACCACTGAGTCTTGTGCGCCAGTTCAAAGAGGAGGTTGTCAAGATTGTAGCCCTTGACAAGAGTATATACGTTGTTGGAGCAAAGAAGCACAATGAGGATCAAATCGTACTCCAATCTGGGTGGGATAGGTTTGTGACTTCTCAGCGCATACAACAGAATGACTTACTCATTTTCATAATTGAGGGGGGAACTCGCCTCAAAGTTCTCGTCCTTGACCCAAgcggtagtgagaaaacttttgccATGGGAAACTCTTCCAATGCCCAAGAAAACCCACCACTACCGCCTACAGTTACTAACCTGAGTTCTGAGGACAATGAAGTTGCTGACCTGAGTTCTGACGATGAAGTTATTGACCTGAGTTCTGACGATGAAGTTATTGACCTGAGTTGTGATGATGATGAAGTTGTGGGAAAAGACACCACGACGTCAAGGAGGGAGCAGAGGCCGCTacaaagttgtcatgcaaaagCTGAAAAGATGGCTTCAACGTCCTGCTCTTCTACTAAATCAGGTCATG GACACAAAGCTGGAAAGTCGAATGAAGCCGGTTTAGAAGCTCCTGTGTCCAACAAGCCCTACATATTGCCCCAATCTGGGAGGAGTCTAACTAAGCCACAGGAGGAGAAAGTTAAGGAGAAGGTCCAGGCGATTGGATCTAAATTCCCTGTGTTTGTGAAGGTGATGACGCCTCATGATGTTGGGAGGCCAGGGCCAACAAAGCTT TGTTTCTGCGTGGAGTATGCTTCGGCGTGTCATCTCCCGCTCAAAGAAACACCTCTCCTACTTAGGCTGGAGGGTAGCGATATCCAGTTCCCTGCCACACTGAGTGTCCTGAGATATAATGGGGGGAGGCGGATTTACGGAGGCTGGAGGGGCCTTGTCTCGCAGGCTGGCATGGAGGCGGGAGACATCTGCCTCGTCGAACTGGTAGACAGGAGCAGCGAGAGGCTCACGATGACGGTCTATCTGATCCGCAAGTCGGAAATGCAGCTCTAG
- the LOC123165927 gene encoding B3 domain-containing protein Os03g0620400 isoform X2, with translation MDTGEIFNPGCDCEEWRRYCYWNHDHGGGRPRQFVLFASDDKDQLNKRCLILDMLIAQPTLAIPCCPGAFVTKEQDGKLLEWAHTIKSGFPLFVAAMDESNVRLNDCHVYIPLSLVRQFKEEVVKIVALDKSIYVVGAKKHNEDQIVLQSGWDRFVTSQRIQQNDLLIFIIEGGTRLKVLVLDPSGSEKTFAMGNSSNAQENPPLPPTVTNLSSEDNEVADLSSDDEVIDLSSDDEVIDLSCDDDEVVGKDTTTSRREQRPLQSCHAKAEKMASTSCSSTKSGHKAGKSNEAGLEAPVSNKPYILPQSGRSLTKPQEEKVKEKVQAIGSKFPVFVKVMTPHDVGRPGPTKLCFCVEYASACHLPLKETPLLLRLEGSDIQFPATLSVLRYNGGRRIYGGWRGLVSQAGMEAGDICLVELVDRSSERLTMTVYLIRKSEMQL, from the exons atGGACACGGGCGAGATATTCAACCCAG GCTGCGACTGCGAGGAGTGGAGGCGCTACTGCTATTGGAACCACGACCACGGCGGCGGCCGCCCCAGGCAGTTCGTCCTCTTCGCCTCCGACGACAAAGATCAACTG AACAAGCGGTGCCTCATCCTGGACATGTTGATAGCTCAGCCCACTTTGGCTATACCATGTTGCCCGGGAGCTTTTGTAACCAAAGAACAAGATGGTAAATTGCTAGAATGGGCTCATACCATCAAGTCTGGATTTCCTCTTTTTGTGGCAGCCATGGACGAGAGCAATGTCAGGTTGAACGACTGCCATGTT TACATACCACTGAGTCTTGTGCGCCAGTTCAAAGAGGAGGTTGTCAAGATTGTAGCCCTTGACAAGAGTATATACGTTGTTGGAGCAAAGAAGCACAATGAGGATCAAATCGTACTCCAATCTGGGTGGGATAGGTTTGTGACTTCTCAGCGCATACAACAGAATGACTTACTCATTTTCATAATTGAGGGGGGAACTCGCCTCAAAGTTCTCGTCCTTGACCCAAgcggtagtgagaaaacttttgccATGGGAAACTCTTCCAATGCCCAAGAAAACCCACCACTACCGCCTACAGTTACTAACCTGAGTTCTGAGGACAATGAAGTTGCTGACCTGAGTTCTGACGATGAAGTTATTGACCTGAGTTCTGACGATGAAGTTATTGACCTGAGTTGTGATGATGATGAAGTTGTGGGAAAAGACACCACGACGTCAAGGAGGGAGCAGAGGCCGCTacaaagttgtcatgcaaaagCTGAAAAGATGGCTTCAACGTCCTGCTCTTCTACTAAATCAG GACACAAAGCTGGAAAGTCGAATGAAGCCGGTTTAGAAGCTCCTGTGTCCAACAAGCCCTACATATTGCCCCAATCTGGGAGGAGTCTAACTAAGCCACAGGAGGAGAAAGTTAAGGAGAAGGTCCAGGCGATTGGATCTAAATTCCCTGTGTTTGTGAAGGTGATGACGCCTCATGATGTTGGGAGGCCAGGGCCAACAAAGCTT TGTTTCTGCGTGGAGTATGCTTCGGCGTGTCATCTCCCGCTCAAAGAAACACCTCTCCTACTTAGGCTGGAGGGTAGCGATATCCAGTTCCCTGCCACACTGAGTGTCCTGAGATATAATGGGGGGAGGCGGATTTACGGAGGCTGGAGGGGCCTTGTCTCGCAGGCTGGCATGGAGGCGGGAGACATCTGCCTCGTCGAACTGGTAGACAGGAGCAGCGAGAGGCTCACGATGACGGTCTATCTGATCCGCAAGTCGGAAATGCAGCTCTAG
- the LOC123165927 gene encoding B3 domain-containing protein Os03g0620400 isoform X3, producing MFTYSIHPAVTSFCPVLNHLVIIMCRMNKRCLILDMLIAQPTLAIPCCPGAFVTKEQDGKLLEWAHTIKSGFPLFVAAMDESNVRLNDCHVYIPLSLVRQFKEEVVKIVALDKSIYVVGAKKHNEDQIVLQSGWDRFVTSQRIQQNDLLIFIIEGGTRLKVLVLDPSGSEKTFAMGNSSNAQENPPLPPTVTNLSSEDNEVADLSSDDEVIDLSSDDEVIDLSCDDDEVVGKDTTTSRREQRPLQSCHAKAEKMASTSCSSTKSGHGHKAGKSNEAGLEAPVSNKPYILPQSGRSLTKPQEEKVKEKVQAIGSKFPVFVKVMTPHDVGRPGPTKLCFCVEYASACHLPLKETPLLLRLEGSDIQFPATLSVLRYNGGRRIYGGWRGLVSQAGMEAGDICLVELVDRSSERLTMTVYLIRKSEMQL from the exons ATGTTCACTTATTCAATTCATCCAGCCGTGACAAGTTTTTGCCCTGTTCTCAACCACCTTGTGATCATCATGTGCCGAATG AACAAGCGGTGCCTCATCCTGGACATGTTGATAGCTCAGCCCACTTTGGCTATACCATGTTGCCCGGGAGCTTTTGTAACCAAAGAACAAGATGGTAAATTGCTAGAATGGGCTCATACCATCAAGTCTGGATTTCCTCTTTTTGTGGCAGCCATGGACGAGAGCAATGTCAGGTTGAACGACTGCCATGTT TACATACCACTGAGTCTTGTGCGCCAGTTCAAAGAGGAGGTTGTCAAGATTGTAGCCCTTGACAAGAGTATATACGTTGTTGGAGCAAAGAAGCACAATGAGGATCAAATCGTACTCCAATCTGGGTGGGATAGGTTTGTGACTTCTCAGCGCATACAACAGAATGACTTACTCATTTTCATAATTGAGGGGGGAACTCGCCTCAAAGTTCTCGTCCTTGACCCAAgcggtagtgagaaaacttttgccATGGGAAACTCTTCCAATGCCCAAGAAAACCCACCACTACCGCCTACAGTTACTAACCTGAGTTCTGAGGACAATGAAGTTGCTGACCTGAGTTCTGACGATGAAGTTATTGACCTGAGTTCTGACGATGAAGTTATTGACCTGAGTTGTGATGATGATGAAGTTGTGGGAAAAGACACCACGACGTCAAGGAGGGAGCAGAGGCCGCTacaaagttgtcatgcaaaagCTGAAAAGATGGCTTCAACGTCCTGCTCTTCTACTAAATCAGGTCATG GACACAAAGCTGGAAAGTCGAATGAAGCCGGTTTAGAAGCTCCTGTGTCCAACAAGCCCTACATATTGCCCCAATCTGGGAGGAGTCTAACTAAGCCACAGGAGGAGAAAGTTAAGGAGAAGGTCCAGGCGATTGGATCTAAATTCCCTGTGTTTGTGAAGGTGATGACGCCTCATGATGTTGGGAGGCCAGGGCCAACAAAGCTT TGTTTCTGCGTGGAGTATGCTTCGGCGTGTCATCTCCCGCTCAAAGAAACACCTCTCCTACTTAGGCTGGAGGGTAGCGATATCCAGTTCCCTGCCACACTGAGTGTCCTGAGATATAATGGGGGGAGGCGGATTTACGGAGGCTGGAGGGGCCTTGTCTCGCAGGCTGGCATGGAGGCGGGAGACATCTGCCTCGTCGAACTGGTAGACAGGAGCAGCGAGAGGCTCACGATGACGGTCTATCTGATCCGCAAGTCGGAAATGCAGCTCTAG